A single Cucumis melo cultivar AY chromosome 4, USDA_Cmelo_AY_1.0, whole genome shotgun sequence DNA region contains:
- the LOC103503599 gene encoding VAN3-binding protein isoform X5, which translates to MEYLGRSWSLSAKELSKALSTAHDEPSHLQSSVVGFLSVEPNDSKSTVLREPLLRHLPSGDSPPASPRGSDEMKELLLLHQALNPEFFSNQQLLGNGLYKSILRGNKTLGRWMKDQKERKKQEIRTQNAQLHAAVSVAGVAASVAAFIASLVSRETSSGNQNWPLKTSAAIASAAALVASHCIEMAEEMGASHDHILNVVNSAINAKTNGDIMTLTAGAATALRGAATLRTRLEKGLGATNFGVGEDKVEEEGKESNVLLAISYVSRGGELLKRTRKGILHWKQVSFNINSNWQVVAKLKSRYMAGTFTKNKKFIISGVNCDVAAWPGRERERETDGEQQRAYFGIVTTDRTIEFECSGKGEKQMWIEGIQYMMNFRAYVK; encoded by the exons ATGGAGTACCTTGGCAGATCTTGGAGTCTTTCTGCTAAAGAGCTCTCCAAGGCACTTTCCACTGCCCATGATGAACCAAGTCATCTTCAAAGTTCTGTGGTTGGATTTCTTAGTGTTGAACCAAATGATTCAAAATCCACGGTCTTGAGGGAACCG CTACTTCGGCACTTACCCAGTGGAGACAGTCCTCCAGCTTCACCAAGAGGAAGTGACGAAATGAAG GAACTGTTGTTACTTCACCAAGCGTTGAACCCAGAGTTCTTTTCCAACCAGCAACTGCTTGGAAATGGG CTATATAAGAGCATATTAAGAGGAAATAAAACACTGGGAAGGTGGATGAAGGATCAAAAGGAGAGAAAGAAGCAGGAAATCAGAACACAGAATGCTCAATTACATGCAGCTGTATCTGTTGCAGGTGTTGCTGCCTCAGTAGCAGCATTTATAGCATCACTCGTGTCACGAGAAACATCATCGGGTAATCAGAACTGGCCATTAAAGACATCAGCAGCCATAGCTTCTGCAGCTGCTCTAGTTGCATCTCATTGCATAGAGATGGCAGAGGAAATGGGAGCCAGCCATGATCATATCTTGAATGTAGTTAACTCTGCAATCAATGCTAAAACTAATGGAGATATAATGACCCTTACAGCAGGAGCAGCTACAG CTTTAAGAGGAGCTGCAACCCTCAGGACGAGGCTTGAGAAAGGGTTGGGAGCCACAAACTTTGGGGTGGGTGAGgataaggttgaagaagaagggaaagaaTCAAACGTCTTGTTAGCAATCAGCTATGTTTCCAGAGGAGGAGAGCTTCTCAAACGCACAAGGAAAG GGATTCTTCACTGGAAGCAAGTGTCTTTCAACATAAATTCAAATTGGCAG GTTGTGGCAAAATTGAAAAGCAGGTATATGGCAGGAACatttacaaaaaacaaaaaat TTATAATCTCGGGTGTAAACTGCGACGTTGCAGCATGGCCAGGGcgggaaagggaaagggaaacgGATGGAGAGCAGCAGAGGGCATACTTCGGAATTGTAACAACAGATAGAACAATAGAGTTTGAATGCAGTGGGAAAGGAGAAAAACAAATGTGGATTGAGGGGATACAATATATGATGAACTTTCGTGCTTACGTGAAATGA
- the LOC103503599 gene encoding VAN3-binding protein isoform X3 encodes MSSCLAKCSSTRLENIDENGPPSWLPGSSVLPETPIESMEYLGRSWSLSAKELSKALSTAHDEPSHLQSSVVGFLSVEPNDSKSTVLREPLLRHLPSGDSPPASPRGSDEMKELLLLHQALNPEFFSNQQLLGNGLYKSILRGNKTLGRWMKDQKERKKQEIRTQNAQLHAAVSVAGVAASVAAFIASLVSRETSSGNQNWPLKTSAAIASAAALVASHCIEMAEEMGASHDHILNVVNSAINAKTNGDIMTLTAGAATALRGAATLRTRLEKGLGATNFGVGEDKVEEEGKESNVLLAISYVSRGGELLKRTRKGILHWKQVSFNINSNWQVVAKLKSRYMAGTFTKNKKFIISGVNCDVAAWPGRERERETDGEQQRAYFGIVTTDRTIEFECSGKGEKQMWIEGIQYMMNFRAYVK; translated from the exons A TGAGCTCATGCTTAGCAAAATGTTCATCAACTCGGCTAGAAAACATAGATGAAAATGGCCCTCCAAGTTGGTTACCAGGTTCAAGTGTTCTACCTGAAACTCCAATCGAGTCCATGGAGTACCTTGGCAGATCTTGGAGTCTTTCTGCTAAAGAGCTCTCCAAGGCACTTTCCACTGCCCATGATGAACCAAGTCATCTTCAAAGTTCTGTGGTTGGATTTCTTAGTGTTGAACCAAATGATTCAAAATCCACGGTCTTGAGGGAACCG CTACTTCGGCACTTACCCAGTGGAGACAGTCCTCCAGCTTCACCAAGAGGAAGTGACGAAATGAAG GAACTGTTGTTACTTCACCAAGCGTTGAACCCAGAGTTCTTTTCCAACCAGCAACTGCTTGGAAATGGG CTATATAAGAGCATATTAAGAGGAAATAAAACACTGGGAAGGTGGATGAAGGATCAAAAGGAGAGAAAGAAGCAGGAAATCAGAACACAGAATGCTCAATTACATGCAGCTGTATCTGTTGCAGGTGTTGCTGCCTCAGTAGCAGCATTTATAGCATCACTCGTGTCACGAGAAACATCATCGGGTAATCAGAACTGGCCATTAAAGACATCAGCAGCCATAGCTTCTGCAGCTGCTCTAGTTGCATCTCATTGCATAGAGATGGCAGAGGAAATGGGAGCCAGCCATGATCATATCTTGAATGTAGTTAACTCTGCAATCAATGCTAAAACTAATGGAGATATAATGACCCTTACAGCAGGAGCAGCTACAG CTTTAAGAGGAGCTGCAACCCTCAGGACGAGGCTTGAGAAAGGGTTGGGAGCCACAAACTTTGGGGTGGGTGAGgataaggttgaagaagaagggaaagaaTCAAACGTCTTGTTAGCAATCAGCTATGTTTCCAGAGGAGGAGAGCTTCTCAAACGCACAAGGAAAG GGATTCTTCACTGGAAGCAAGTGTCTTTCAACATAAATTCAAATTGGCAG GTTGTGGCAAAATTGAAAAGCAGGTATATGGCAGGAACatttacaaaaaacaaaaaat TTATAATCTCGGGTGTAAACTGCGACGTTGCAGCATGGCCAGGGcgggaaagggaaagggaaacgGATGGAGAGCAGCAGAGGGCATACTTCGGAATTGTAACAACAGATAGAACAATAGAGTTTGAATGCAGTGGGAAAGGAGAAAAACAAATGTGGATTGAGGGGATACAATATATGATGAACTTTCGTGCTTACGTGAAATGA
- the LOC103503597 gene encoding U-box domain-containing protein 26 yields the protein MRTHQPKLKTQLFSCGFFRHCTRSVLSPTASHSPALPSLPSASDQPPPPPPPPSRRPPLPDSESSSSSASQSFTQWRFPLPRSPIFTQQPSISDPPSTFSIPPSDPLPPPISASALQEILQVAQLQLCSASDSDRLAALQLLERSLVPNPSLDSDCTPELMRGLIESFNIKTGSKPATKILLALCLAEGNRHVAVEAGAVGAVIESLPEMEDAAAERALASLELMCTVAEGAAEVRAHALSVPAMVTMMGRMAARGKESAISVLGVIYDNGVSSEAKSAVTAPPEEVARAVVLALQGDSSVRGRRKGARLLKTLQEQQDEFFTAAL from the coding sequence ATGAGAACTCACCAACCAAAGCTTAAAACTCAACTCTTCTCTTGCGGATTCTTCCGCCATTGTACTCGCTCTGTCTTAAGCCCCACCGCCTCTCATTCCCCTGCTCTCCCTTCCCTTCCCTCCGCCTCCGACcaaccaccaccaccaccaccgccGCCCTCCCGCCGTCCACCCCTTCCCGATTCCGAATCCTCTTCCTCCTCTGCTTCTCAAAGCTTCACTCAATGGAGATTCCCACTTCCACGTTCACCCATTTTTACACAACAACCTTCAATTTCAGACCCTCCTTCTACTTTCTCCATTCCCCCTTCCGATCCTCTCCCCCCACCCATCTCTGCATCAGCCCTACAAGAAATCCTCCAAGTTGCACAGCTCCAACTCTGTTCCGCTTCAGATTCCGACCGCCTCGCCGCTCTCCAACTCCTCGAACGCTCCTTGGTTCCAAACCCATCTCTAGACTCCGACTGTACTCCCGAATTGATGCGCGGTTTAATCGAAAGTTTCAACATTAAAACCGGTTCCAAACCGGCCACCAAAATTCTATTGGCACTTTGTTTGGCAGAGGGTAATCGTCACGTTGCAGTGGAGGCAGGGGCGGTCGGCGCAGTGATAGAATCTCTGCCAGAGATGGAAGACGCGGCTGCCGAGCGAGCACTTGCGTCGCTCGAACTTATGTGTACGGTTGCTGAAGGAGCAGCAGAGGTTAGAGCTCACGCTCTTTCGGTGCCAGCTATGGTTACAATGATGGGAAGAATGGCAGCTAGAGGGAAGGAATCGGCCATAAGTGTGCTTGGGGTTATTTACGACAATGGGGTCTCGTCGGAAGCTAAGTCCGCAGTGACGGCGCCGCCAGAGGAGGTTGCGCGTGCGGTTGTTTTAGCGCTGCAGGGTGATAGTAGTGTGAGGGGAAGAAGAAAAGGGGCGAGACTTCTTAAGACACTGCAAGAGCAGCAAGACGAATTCTTCACTGCAGCCCTATAG
- the LOC103503599 gene encoding VAN3-binding protein isoform X2, with protein sequence MLISLNSDSEMSSCLAKCSSTRLENIDENGPPSWLPGSSVLPETPIESMEYLGRSWSLSAKELSKALSTAHDEPSHLQSSVVGFLSVEPNDSKSTVLREPLLRHLPSGDSPPASPRGSDEMKELLLLHQALNPEFFSNQQLLGNGLYKSILRGNKTLGRWMKDQKERKKQEIRTQNAQLHAAVSVAGVAASVAAFIASLVSRETSSGNQNWPLKTSAAIASAAALVASHCIEMAEEMGASHDHILNVVNSAINAKTNGDIMTLTAGAATALRGAATLRTRLEKGLGATNFGVGEDKVEEEGKESNVLLAISYVSRGGELLKRTRKGILHWKQVSFNINSNWQVVAKLKSRYMAGTFTKNKKFIISGVNCDVAAWPGRERERETDGEQQRAYFGIVTTDRTIEFECSGKGEKQMWIEGIQYMMNFRAYVK encoded by the exons ATGCTCATCTCTCTTAATTCAGACAGTGAAA TGAGCTCATGCTTAGCAAAATGTTCATCAACTCGGCTAGAAAACATAGATGAAAATGGCCCTCCAAGTTGGTTACCAGGTTCAAGTGTTCTACCTGAAACTCCAATCGAGTCCATGGAGTACCTTGGCAGATCTTGGAGTCTTTCTGCTAAAGAGCTCTCCAAGGCACTTTCCACTGCCCATGATGAACCAAGTCATCTTCAAAGTTCTGTGGTTGGATTTCTTAGTGTTGAACCAAATGATTCAAAATCCACGGTCTTGAGGGAACCG CTACTTCGGCACTTACCCAGTGGAGACAGTCCTCCAGCTTCACCAAGAGGAAGTGACGAAATGAAG GAACTGTTGTTACTTCACCAAGCGTTGAACCCAGAGTTCTTTTCCAACCAGCAACTGCTTGGAAATGGG CTATATAAGAGCATATTAAGAGGAAATAAAACACTGGGAAGGTGGATGAAGGATCAAAAGGAGAGAAAGAAGCAGGAAATCAGAACACAGAATGCTCAATTACATGCAGCTGTATCTGTTGCAGGTGTTGCTGCCTCAGTAGCAGCATTTATAGCATCACTCGTGTCACGAGAAACATCATCGGGTAATCAGAACTGGCCATTAAAGACATCAGCAGCCATAGCTTCTGCAGCTGCTCTAGTTGCATCTCATTGCATAGAGATGGCAGAGGAAATGGGAGCCAGCCATGATCATATCTTGAATGTAGTTAACTCTGCAATCAATGCTAAAACTAATGGAGATATAATGACCCTTACAGCAGGAGCAGCTACAG CTTTAAGAGGAGCTGCAACCCTCAGGACGAGGCTTGAGAAAGGGTTGGGAGCCACAAACTTTGGGGTGGGTGAGgataaggttgaagaagaagggaaagaaTCAAACGTCTTGTTAGCAATCAGCTATGTTTCCAGAGGAGGAGAGCTTCTCAAACGCACAAGGAAAG GGATTCTTCACTGGAAGCAAGTGTCTTTCAACATAAATTCAAATTGGCAG GTTGTGGCAAAATTGAAAAGCAGGTATATGGCAGGAACatttacaaaaaacaaaaaat TTATAATCTCGGGTGTAAACTGCGACGTTGCAGCATGGCCAGGGcgggaaagggaaagggaaacgGATGGAGAGCAGCAGAGGGCATACTTCGGAATTGTAACAACAGATAGAACAATAGAGTTTGAATGCAGTGGGAAAGGAGAAAAACAAATGTGGATTGAGGGGATACAATATATGATGAACTTTCGTGCTTACGTGAAATGA
- the LOC103503599 gene encoding VAN3-binding protein isoform X1, with protein sequence MLISLNSDSEMSSCLAKCSSTRLENIDENGPPSWLPGSSVLPETPIESMEYLGRSWSLSAKELSKALSTAHDEPSHLQSSVVGFLSVEPNDSKSTVLREPLLRHLPSGDSPPASPRGSDEMKELLLLHQALNPEFFSNQQLLGNGLYKSILRGNKTLGRWMKDQKERKKQEIRTQNAQLHAAVSVAGVAASVAAFIASLVSRETSSGNQNWPLKTSAAIASAAALVASHCIEMAEEMGASHDHILNVVNSAINAKTNGDIMTLTAGAATALRGAATLRTRLEKGLGATNFGVGEDKVEEEGKESNVLLAISYVSRGGELLKRTRKGILHWKQVSFNINSNWQVVAKLKSRYMAGTFTKNKKCKTAFIQTTDNLSSCLHNLYIDEPCPVSVIISGVNCDVAAWPGRERERETDGEQQRAYFGIVTTDRTIEFECSGKGEKQMWIEGIQYMMNFRAYVK encoded by the exons ATGCTCATCTCTCTTAATTCAGACAGTGAAA TGAGCTCATGCTTAGCAAAATGTTCATCAACTCGGCTAGAAAACATAGATGAAAATGGCCCTCCAAGTTGGTTACCAGGTTCAAGTGTTCTACCTGAAACTCCAATCGAGTCCATGGAGTACCTTGGCAGATCTTGGAGTCTTTCTGCTAAAGAGCTCTCCAAGGCACTTTCCACTGCCCATGATGAACCAAGTCATCTTCAAAGTTCTGTGGTTGGATTTCTTAGTGTTGAACCAAATGATTCAAAATCCACGGTCTTGAGGGAACCG CTACTTCGGCACTTACCCAGTGGAGACAGTCCTCCAGCTTCACCAAGAGGAAGTGACGAAATGAAG GAACTGTTGTTACTTCACCAAGCGTTGAACCCAGAGTTCTTTTCCAACCAGCAACTGCTTGGAAATGGG CTATATAAGAGCATATTAAGAGGAAATAAAACACTGGGAAGGTGGATGAAGGATCAAAAGGAGAGAAAGAAGCAGGAAATCAGAACACAGAATGCTCAATTACATGCAGCTGTATCTGTTGCAGGTGTTGCTGCCTCAGTAGCAGCATTTATAGCATCACTCGTGTCACGAGAAACATCATCGGGTAATCAGAACTGGCCATTAAAGACATCAGCAGCCATAGCTTCTGCAGCTGCTCTAGTTGCATCTCATTGCATAGAGATGGCAGAGGAAATGGGAGCCAGCCATGATCATATCTTGAATGTAGTTAACTCTGCAATCAATGCTAAAACTAATGGAGATATAATGACCCTTACAGCAGGAGCAGCTACAG CTTTAAGAGGAGCTGCAACCCTCAGGACGAGGCTTGAGAAAGGGTTGGGAGCCACAAACTTTGGGGTGGGTGAGgataaggttgaagaagaagggaaagaaTCAAACGTCTTGTTAGCAATCAGCTATGTTTCCAGAGGAGGAGAGCTTCTCAAACGCACAAGGAAAG GGATTCTTCACTGGAAGCAAGTGTCTTTCAACATAAATTCAAATTGGCAG GTTGTGGCAAAATTGAAAAGCAGGTATATGGCAGGAACatttacaaaaaacaaaaaatgtaagACAGCTTTCATTCAAACAACAGACAATCTCTCCAGTTGCCTACACAATCTCTATATTGATGAACCATGTCCTGTTTCAGTTATAATCTCGGGTGTAAACTGCGACGTTGCAGCATGGCCAGGGcgggaaagggaaagggaaacgGATGGAGAGCAGCAGAGGGCATACTTCGGAATTGTAACAACAGATAGAACAATAGAGTTTGAATGCAGTGGGAAAGGAGAAAAACAAATGTGGATTGAGGGGATACAATATATGATGAACTTTCGTGCTTACGTGAAATGA
- the LOC103503599 gene encoding VAN3-binding protein isoform X4, with product MLISLNSDSEMSSCLAKCSSTRLENIDENGPPSWLPGSSVLPETPIESMEYLGRSWSLSAKELSKALSTAHDEPSHLQSSVVGFLSVEPNDSKSTVLREPLLRHLPSGDSPPASPRGSDEMKELLLLHQALNPEFFSNQQLLGNGLYKSILRGNKTLGRWMKDQKERKKQEIRTQNAQLHAAVSVAGVAASVAAFIASLVSRETSSGNQNWPLKTSAAIASAAALVASHCIEMAEEMGASHDHILNVVNSAINAKTNGDIMTLTAGAATALRGAATLRTRLEKGLGATNFGVGEDKVEEEGKESNVLLAISYVSRGGELLKRTRKGILHWKQVSFNINSNWQSNMSTGCGKIEKQVYGRNIYKKQKIYNLGCKLRRCSMARAGKGKGNGWRAAEGILRNCNNR from the exons ATGCTCATCTCTCTTAATTCAGACAGTGAAA TGAGCTCATGCTTAGCAAAATGTTCATCAACTCGGCTAGAAAACATAGATGAAAATGGCCCTCCAAGTTGGTTACCAGGTTCAAGTGTTCTACCTGAAACTCCAATCGAGTCCATGGAGTACCTTGGCAGATCTTGGAGTCTTTCTGCTAAAGAGCTCTCCAAGGCACTTTCCACTGCCCATGATGAACCAAGTCATCTTCAAAGTTCTGTGGTTGGATTTCTTAGTGTTGAACCAAATGATTCAAAATCCACGGTCTTGAGGGAACCG CTACTTCGGCACTTACCCAGTGGAGACAGTCCTCCAGCTTCACCAAGAGGAAGTGACGAAATGAAG GAACTGTTGTTACTTCACCAAGCGTTGAACCCAGAGTTCTTTTCCAACCAGCAACTGCTTGGAAATGGG CTATATAAGAGCATATTAAGAGGAAATAAAACACTGGGAAGGTGGATGAAGGATCAAAAGGAGAGAAAGAAGCAGGAAATCAGAACACAGAATGCTCAATTACATGCAGCTGTATCTGTTGCAGGTGTTGCTGCCTCAGTAGCAGCATTTATAGCATCACTCGTGTCACGAGAAACATCATCGGGTAATCAGAACTGGCCATTAAAGACATCAGCAGCCATAGCTTCTGCAGCTGCTCTAGTTGCATCTCATTGCATAGAGATGGCAGAGGAAATGGGAGCCAGCCATGATCATATCTTGAATGTAGTTAACTCTGCAATCAATGCTAAAACTAATGGAGATATAATGACCCTTACAGCAGGAGCAGCTACAG CTTTAAGAGGAGCTGCAACCCTCAGGACGAGGCTTGAGAAAGGGTTGGGAGCCACAAACTTTGGGGTGGGTGAGgataaggttgaagaagaagggaaagaaTCAAACGTCTTGTTAGCAATCAGCTATGTTTCCAGAGGAGGAGAGCTTCTCAAACGCACAAGGAAAG GGATTCTTCACTGGAAGCAAGTGTCTTTCAACATAAATTCAAATTGGCAG TCGAATATGTCTACAGGTTGTGGCAAAATTGAAAAGCAGGTATATGGCAGGAACatttacaaaaaacaaaaaat TTATAATCTCGGGTGTAAACTGCGACGTTGCAGCATGGCCAGGGcgggaaagggaaagggaaacgGATGGAGAGCAGCAGAGGGCATACTTCGGAATTGTAACAACAGATAG
- the LOC103503598 gene encoding probable beta-1,4-xylosyltransferase GT43E isoform X2 — MASIRRTLSPVPRPGTSMNGEACSVGSPLSRSSLSPQNLPQSTGLHYSLFNTLETQAAILGIYSPRSSRSFDKSKPKVQIWRRAMFHFFMCFFVGFLAGLVPFASTNISMNVMSEYQAFQFDRFSSDGKSQPQNNSSSTISIPLESEDMKSSPILPEVPMYNNLSYDNLDNHLIAQELEPRKLLIIVTPTSAHPLQAYYLSRLAHTLKLVRPPLLWIVVEMYSQSDETADLLRSTGIMFRHIACTKNLTDMRDVRVHQRNLALSHIETHCLDGIVYFADENNFYLVDLLEKMREIRFHAELSGFAFNSTILWDPERWHRRTSEPVRQLDSIRDSLQASDFIEQIVEDESQMEGLLEDCSRIMVWNINFKPSSAVYPHKWFMTNYLDVTASLT; from the exons ATGGCTTCTATTAGAAGAACCTTGTCCCCAGTTCCTCGGCCTGGAACTTCAATGAATGGAGAAGCATGCTCTGTAGGTTCTCCCCTGTCCAGGtcttctctctctcctcaaAACCTCCCTCAATCTACTGGACTGCACTATTCCCTGTTTAATACATTGGAAACTCAAGCTGCCATTCTTGGGATCTACTCTCCAAGGTCTTCTAGATCATTTGACAAATCTAAACCAAAGGTTCAGATTTGGAGGAGGGCGATGTTCCATTTCTTCATGTGTTTTTTTGTTGGGTTTCTTGCTGGATTGGTGCCATTTGCATCCACCAACATATCCATGAATGTCATGTCAGAATATCAAGCTTTCCAGTTTGATAGGTTCTCCTCTGACGGAAAATCTCAGCCTCAGAATAATTCTAGCAGCACCATCTCTATTCCATTGGAAAGTGAAGACATGAAGAGTAGCCCAATCCTACCAGAGGTGCCAATGTATAATAACCTTTCTTATGATAATTTGGATAACCATCTAATTGCTCAAGAATTAGAGCCTCGAAAGCTACTGATAATTGTGACCCCAACGTCTGCTCACCCACTACAAGCCTATTATCTTAGCCGTTTGGCGCACACACTAAAGTTGGTCCGACCGCCTCTCCTATGGATCGTTGTAGAAATGTACTCCCAATCAGATGAAACAGCTGATTTATTGAGGAGTACTGGGATTATGTTTAGGCATATTGCTTGCACTAAAAACTTAACTGATATGAGAGATGTAAGAGTTCATCAAAGAAATCTAGCCCTGTCTCACATTGAAACCCACTGCCTTGATGGAATTGTTTACTTTGCAGATGAAAATAACTTCTATTTGGTTGATCTATTGGAGAAAATGAGGGAGATCAG GTTTCATGCTGAACTATCGGGCTTTGCTTTCAATAGCACCATTCTATGGGATCCAGAGAGGTGGCATCGACGCACTTCAGAACCTGTGAGGCAGCTTGATTCCATCAGAGATAGTCTCCAA GCAAGCGACTTCATCGAACAAATTGTGGAAGATGAAAGCCAAATGGAAGGATTACTAGAAGACTGCTCGAGAATCATGGTCTGGAACATCAATTTTAAACCGTCAAGTGCAGTTTATCCTCACAAATGGTTCATGACGAATTATCTAGATGTCACTGCTTCACTTACATGA
- the LOC103503598 gene encoding probable beta-1,4-xylosyltransferase IRX9H isoform X1 has protein sequence MASIRRTLSPVPRPGTSMNGEACSVGSPLSRSSLSPQNLPQSTGLHYSLFNTLETQAAILGIYSPRSSRSFDKSKPKVQIWRRAMFHFFMCFFVGFLAGLVPFASTNISMNVMSEYQAFQFDRFSSDGKSQPQNNSSSTISIPLESEDMKSSPILPEVPMYNNLSYDNLDNHLIAQELEPRKLLIIVTPTSAHPLQAYYLSRLAHTLKLVRPPLLWIVVEMYSQSDETADLLRSTGIMFRHIACTKNLTDMRDVRVHQRNLALSHIETHCLDGIVYFADENNFYLVDLLEKMREIRRFGTWPVAKLLGGTSRSFLEGPVCNGNLIIGWHIYESSMRPRRFHAELSGFAFNSTILWDPERWHRRTSEPVRQLDSIRDSLQASDFIEQIVEDESQMEGLLEDCSRIMVWNINFKPSSAVYPHKWFMTNYLDVTASLT, from the exons ATGGCTTCTATTAGAAGAACCTTGTCCCCAGTTCCTCGGCCTGGAACTTCAATGAATGGAGAAGCATGCTCTGTAGGTTCTCCCCTGTCCAGGtcttctctctctcctcaaAACCTCCCTCAATCTACTGGACTGCACTATTCCCTGTTTAATACATTGGAAACTCAAGCTGCCATTCTTGGGATCTACTCTCCAAGGTCTTCTAGATCATTTGACAAATCTAAACCAAAGGTTCAGATTTGGAGGAGGGCGATGTTCCATTTCTTCATGTGTTTTTTTGTTGGGTTTCTTGCTGGATTGGTGCCATTTGCATCCACCAACATATCCATGAATGTCATGTCAGAATATCAAGCTTTCCAGTTTGATAGGTTCTCCTCTGACGGAAAATCTCAGCCTCAGAATAATTCTAGCAGCACCATCTCTATTCCATTGGAAAGTGAAGACATGAAGAGTAGCCCAATCCTACCAGAGGTGCCAATGTATAATAACCTTTCTTATGATAATTTGGATAACCATCTAATTGCTCAAGAATTAGAGCCTCGAAAGCTACTGATAATTGTGACCCCAACGTCTGCTCACCCACTACAAGCCTATTATCTTAGCCGTTTGGCGCACACACTAAAGTTGGTCCGACCGCCTCTCCTATGGATCGTTGTAGAAATGTACTCCCAATCAGATGAAACAGCTGATTTATTGAGGAGTACTGGGATTATGTTTAGGCATATTGCTTGCACTAAAAACTTAACTGATATGAGAGATGTAAGAGTTCATCAAAGAAATCTAGCCCTGTCTCACATTGAAACCCACTGCCTTGATGGAATTGTTTACTTTGCAGATGAAAATAACTTCTATTTGGTTGATCTATTGGAGAAAATGAGGGAGATCAG ACGGTTTGGGACTTGGCCGGTGGCAAAATTATTAGGGGGTACAAGTAGATCCTTTCTGGAAGGCCCCGTTTGTAATGGAAATCTTATAATTGGATGGCACATATATGAATCAAGTATGAGACCTCGCAGGTTTCATGCTGAACTATCGGGCTTTGCTTTCAATAGCACCATTCTATGGGATCCAGAGAGGTGGCATCGACGCACTTCAGAACCTGTGAGGCAGCTTGATTCCATCAGAGATAGTCTCCAA GCAAGCGACTTCATCGAACAAATTGTGGAAGATGAAAGCCAAATGGAAGGATTACTAGAAGACTGCTCGAGAATCATGGTCTGGAACATCAATTTTAAACCGTCAAGTGCAGTTTATCCTCACAAATGGTTCATGACGAATTATCTAGATGTCACTGCTTCACTTACATGA
- the LOC103504006 gene encoding protein JINGUBANG-like gives MGDSSQATGLGFLCLAVVESLLLSGSEDTTIRIWRREEAGWSHECLAVLDSHRGPVRCLAGTLETMENRVMNKMETSVLVYSGSLDQTFKVWGVKVFLNHNNQDKKVLMEYQEEEGEEDLKMKKLYETSPVLSPSWVQKKLQPNYF, from the coding sequence ATGGGGGATTCCTCCCAGGCCACTGGTTTGGGGTTTCTGTGTCTGGCGGTGGTGGAGAGCCTGCTGCTCAGTGGCTCTGAGGACACCACCATCAGGATTTGGAGGAGGGAGGAAGCAGGTTGGTCCCATGAATGCTTGGCAGTGTTGGATAGCCATAGAGGGCCTGTCAGATGCTTGGCAGGGACCTTGGAAACCATGGAAAACAGAGTAATGAACAAGATGGAGACCAGTGTTTTGGTTTATAGTGGGAGTTTGGATCAGACGTTTAAGGTTTGGGGAGTGAAGGTTTTTTTGAACCATAATAATCAAGACAAAAAGGTATTAATGGAGTATCAGGAGGAGGAGGGGGAGGAGGacttgaagatgaagaagcTTTATGAAACGAGCCCTGTCTTGTCTCCTTCTTGGGTTCAGAAAAAGCTTCAACCTAATTATTTCTGA